In the Persephonella hydrogeniphila genome, one interval contains:
- a CDS encoding replication-associated recombination protein A — translation MENLPPLSERLRPKKLSEVVGQSHLIGEGKPIKRMVQTGNLFSMVLWGPPGTGKTTLAKLIASETGSELYQLNAISSGVKEIRDAIKTARENRFFNKKLVLFIDEIHRFNKAQQDALLEAVEKGEIILIGATTENPSFCINSPLLSRMRVYQLYPLSEDELNGLIDRALTKDIILKNKKIKYVDKETIIRFSGGDARVLLNALETAVNLIKSDNIVIDKKTIETVFQKPHLIYDKNGDLHYDLISAFIKSIRGSDPDAAVYYLARMLEGGEDPVFIARRLVILASEDIGNAEPYALTLATSCLTAVQNIGMPEARIILSQVSTYLASCPKSNATYIAIQKASEDVKRYPDLPVPLSLRNPSTRLTEELGYGKGYKYSHDYPNNFVQQNFLPEILKNKVYYNPTENGREVKIKERLKKLWKGIKKYL, via the coding sequence ATGGAGAATTTACCACCTCTTTCTGAGAGATTAAGACCTAAAAAACTTTCGGAAGTAGTAGGTCAGTCTCATCTGATAGGAGAGGGAAAACCTATAAAAAGAATGGTTCAGACAGGAAATCTTTTTTCTATGGTGCTGTGGGGACCTCCGGGAACAGGGAAAACAACACTTGCGAAACTTATTGCGTCAGAAACAGGTTCTGAGCTGTACCAGCTGAATGCGATATCATCAGGAGTTAAAGAGATAAGAGATGCGATAAAAACAGCCCGGGAAAATAGATTTTTTAATAAAAAGCTTGTACTTTTTATTGATGAAATACATAGATTTAATAAAGCGCAGCAAGATGCTCTTCTGGAGGCTGTAGAAAAAGGAGAGATTATACTGATAGGAGCTACCACAGAAAATCCATCTTTCTGTATTAACTCTCCCCTTCTTTCAAGGATGCGTGTTTATCAGCTGTATCCATTATCTGAAGATGAACTTAACGGTCTAATCGATAGGGCATTAACGAAAGATATTATTCTAAAAAATAAAAAAATAAAGTATGTAGATAAAGAAACAATTATTAGGTTTTCAGGTGGTGATGCAAGAGTTTTACTGAATGCCCTTGAAACAGCTGTTAATCTTATTAAGTCTGATAACATAGTAATAGATAAAAAAACCATTGAAACAGTTTTCCAAAAACCTCACCTGATCTATGATAAAAATGGGGATCTTCATTATGATCTTATCTCAGCTTTCATAAAAAGTATCAGAGGCTCAGATCCTGATGCTGCTGTCTATTATCTTGCAAGAATGTTGGAAGGAGGGGAAGATCCTGTATTTATAGCAAGGAGACTTGTTATCCTTGCAAGTGAAGATATAGGAAATGCTGAACCTTATGCTCTAACTCTTGCTACAAGCTGTCTTACTGCTGTACAGAATATAGGAATGCCCGAAGCAAGAATTATACTCTCACAGGTTTCAACATACCTTGCCAGCTGTCCTAAAAGCAACGCGACTTATATTGCAATACAGAAGGCTTCAGAAGATGTAAAGAGATATCCTGATCTTCCTGTTCCTTTATCCTTAAGAAATCCATCTACCAGACTCACCGAAGAGTTAGGATATGGAAAAGGCTACAAATACAGCCATGATTATCCTAATAATTTTGTTCAGCAGAACTTTTTACCTGAAATATTGAAAAATAAAGTGTACTATAACCCTACAGAAAACGGCAGGGAAGTCAAGATAAAAGAAAGACTGAAAAAACTGTGGAAGGGAATAAAAAAATACCTGTAA